The Devosia sp. SD17-2 genome includes a region encoding these proteins:
- a CDS encoding glycosyltransferase, which produces MGPDGNEEEARRLLRAAEASGADALFHMAVERGLGMDVVLRRAAHFLGFAYFDVIADTGEALSPARPELLADIRVVRVKTIDRMVTYAAPDFAGLLNLHAAALADETLFRRVCIVPHAAMKQYLARAASEVLITGARQNLTVKWPHAVAGLELGKPIRYGFALALLGLVAGLLALPFIDAAWPLALWMPVMLLPTLLRLAALMMPDPVPQPGTAPDEHPSDMPIYSVLVPLRDEADMVNQLCLALNRIDYPAHRLDIIFVVEARSPETLAAVSQNLDNPRFCLLEVPHALPLTKPKALDFALPFCRGEFVVVFDAEDRPEPDQLRRVLRHFRRAPNLHCIQARLVIANGRKGVFPALFAGEYAGLFSVFLPALARWGVVMPLGGTSNHFRLSSLRAIGGWDAYNVTEDADLGVRLARRRLACGTSTAVTWEDAPETFPTWVGQRARWMKGWMQTFLVHNRHPRELLGDLGWRRLVAFELIVISMVLGPLLHTGFLILAMVQLAYGGLVLPRIGLWALCCVGVMALGYCVAIATAIVGLRRTRQTELVAAQFLLPVYWLLIAWATLRALRDLVFRPFHWIKTRHSPATVAAPPPQLSAPESTVRP; this is translated from the coding sequence ATGGGACCCGACGGGAATGAAGAAGAGGCGCGCCGCCTTTTGCGCGCGGCCGAGGCCTCGGGCGCGGATGCCCTGTTCCATATGGCGGTCGAGCGCGGTCTTGGCATGGATGTGGTCCTGCGCCGCGCCGCCCATTTTCTCGGCTTTGCCTATTTCGATGTGATCGCCGACACCGGCGAGGCACTCTCGCCGGCCCGTCCTGAACTGCTCGCCGATATCCGTGTGGTCCGGGTGAAAACCATTGACCGCATGGTGACCTACGCCGCGCCAGACTTTGCCGGGCTTCTCAACCTCCACGCCGCCGCCCTTGCCGACGAAACCCTGTTCCGGCGCGTCTGTATCGTGCCCCATGCGGCCATGAAGCAATATCTGGCTCGCGCCGCTTCCGAGGTGCTGATCACCGGCGCGCGCCAGAACCTGACTGTCAAATGGCCCCACGCGGTGGCCGGGCTCGAACTCGGCAAGCCCATTCGGTATGGCTTCGCGCTCGCCCTGCTGGGGCTGGTGGCCGGTCTGCTTGCCTTGCCCTTTATTGACGCCGCCTGGCCTCTGGCGCTGTGGATGCCCGTCATGCTGCTGCCAACGCTGCTGCGGCTGGCGGCACTGATGATGCCCGATCCGGTGCCCCAGCCCGGCACCGCGCCCGATGAGCATCCGTCCGACATGCCCATCTATTCGGTGCTCGTGCCGCTGCGCGACGAGGCCGACATGGTCAATCAGCTTTGTCTTGCCCTCAATCGTATCGACTACCCCGCCCACAGGCTCGACATCATCTTTGTCGTCGAAGCCCGCTCCCCGGAAACCTTGGCGGCCGTCAGCCAGAACCTCGACAATCCGCGCTTCTGCCTGCTCGAGGTCCCCCATGCCCTGCCGCTGACCAAGCCTAAGGCGCTCGACTTCGCCCTGCCGTTCTGTCGCGGGGAGTTTGTCGTCGTCTTCGATGCGGAGGATCGGCCTGAGCCGGACCAGCTGCGCCGCGTGCTGCGCCATTTTCGTCGCGCCCCGAACCTGCACTGCATCCAGGCGCGGCTTGTGATCGCCAATGGACGAAAGGGCGTCTTCCCGGCGCTCTTTGCTGGCGAATACGCCGGATTGTTCTCGGTGTTCCTGCCGGCGCTCGCCCGCTGGGGCGTGGTCATGCCGCTCGGCGGCACCTCCAACCATTTTCGCCTCTCGAGCCTGCGCGCCATCGGTGGCTGGGACGCCTATAATGTTACCGAGGATGCCGATCTCGGCGTGCGCCTGGCGCGGCGTCGCCTCGCCTGCGGCACCAGCACGGCGGTGACCTGGGAAGATGCGCCGGAAACCTTTCCGACCTGGGTCGGTCAACGGGCGCGCTGGATGAAGGGCTGGATGCAGACCTTTCTCGTCCACAACCGTCATCCGCGCGAATTGCTCGGCGATCTGGGCTGGCGGCGCCTCGTGGCATTCGAGCTGATCGTCATCAGCATGGTGCTCGGCCCGCTCCTGCACACCGGCTTTTTGATCCTTGCCATGGTGCAGCTGGCTTATGGCGGTCTGGTGCTGCCGCGCATCGGCCTTTGGGCGCTGTGCTGCGTCGGCGTCATGGCCCTCGGCTATTGCGTGGCCATCGCGACAGCCATTGTCGGACTGCGGCGCACCCGCCAGACTGAACTGGTCGCGGCGCAATTTCTGTTGCCGGTCTATTGGCTGCTGATCGCCTGGGCGACCCTGCGGGCCCTGCGCGACCTTGTCTTCCGGCCCTTCCACTGGATCAAGACCCGCCACAGCCCCGCGACGGTTGCTGCGCCACCTCCGCAACTCTCCGCGCCAGAAAGCACTGTCCGCCCTTGA
- a CDS encoding acyl-homoserine-lactone synthase has translation MQVEIIRMPADPKRQRLLEENFRLRHQVRIDQEGWQAANMPDGQVVDEFDAPGSVHILIIEGGEMVGGSRLTPLDRPNLLQTAYSGLVQGEFPDHPSLGADWTHYYVLPNRREGGRRTPESAALFSAVMEHALDEGYRFLTFVVPLAFIECCASVGWRITPLGAPLMLGGRPSVAAWIAVNETALFNARLAGGVVDEPAPSGAWGPDSVPPSRFIH, from the coding sequence ATGCAGGTCGAGATCATCCGCATGCCGGCGGATCCAAAACGACAGCGCTTGCTTGAAGAGAATTTTCGCCTGCGTCATCAGGTCCGAATTGACCAAGAGGGCTGGCAGGCGGCCAATATGCCGGACGGGCAGGTAGTCGACGAGTTCGACGCACCAGGCTCAGTTCATATCCTCATTATCGAGGGGGGCGAAATGGTGGGAGGATCCCGCCTCACTCCCCTTGATCGACCTAACTTGCTGCAGACAGCCTATTCCGGGCTTGTGCAAGGAGAATTCCCCGACCATCCTTCGCTTGGGGCCGATTGGACACATTACTACGTGCTTCCTAATCGACGTGAAGGTGGCCGGCGCACTCCGGAGTCTGCAGCCCTTTTCTCTGCGGTGATGGAGCATGCCCTCGATGAAGGGTATCGCTTCCTCACCTTTGTCGTGCCCCTGGCGTTCATCGAATGCTGCGCGTCAGTGGGCTGGCGAATAACCCCGCTCGGCGCGCCGCTGATGCTGGGCGGGCGCCCCAGCGTGGCAGCCTGGATCGCTGTTAACGAAACCGCCCTCTTCAATGCGCGCCTGGCTGGCGGGGTGGTGGATGAGCCCGCCCCCTCCGGCGCCTGGGGGCCTGATAGCGTCCCACCCTCCCGCTTCATTCATTAG